Proteins encoded by one window of Maliibacterium massiliense:
- a CDS encoding MFS transporter, with protein sequence MTKQQKNARFYGWTVLVACILLAFSINAMGNNTRTFYVNPLSEAFGASKAAVNVALFTVGLLSRTLCGFFYGRFVQRLGIKRLMVLGCALAVGAFLVQAWAPNLFWVGVGTVCYGIAHAIGTFSAFNAILNNWFIKRKGLVLGLVNASVGFSGMLVSPLVGAWIARAGWNSAFFYTALLMAGIAVPALCLIRVRPQEMGQLPLGYAQDQPDAPAGAATCPDRQRVTLPRAMRTLSFWLLVAAHVVLGLIVSPVFSNVAPSLQSMGYDALFVAGPVSIVLSFGFMVGNVLTGLIYDRFGLKTLIVSTVGINALGILAMAFVTRSAPGALLYLSAACIGYGNALTLGLIAHLINHIYGYGRTDFAALHAFLFATNNAGAMFGAPLAGAVFDWLGSYTLTFYAAAAGLVLVAALLLTAIRRRPAQTDAAAA encoded by the coding sequence ATGACAAAACAACAAAAGAACGCGCGCTTCTATGGCTGGACGGTGCTTGTGGCCTGTATATTGCTGGCCTTCTCCATCAACGCCATGGGTAACAACACCCGCACCTTTTACGTCAACCCGCTTTCCGAGGCGTTCGGCGCCTCCAAGGCGGCGGTGAACGTGGCCCTCTTTACCGTGGGTCTGCTCTCGCGCACGCTGTGCGGCTTTTTCTATGGGCGCTTTGTGCAGCGCCTGGGCATTAAGCGGCTGATGGTGCTAGGCTGCGCCCTGGCCGTGGGCGCGTTTTTGGTACAGGCATGGGCGCCCAACCTGTTTTGGGTCGGCGTGGGCACGGTGTGCTACGGCATCGCCCACGCCATTGGCACGTTCAGCGCGTTTAACGCCATCCTCAACAACTGGTTTATTAAGCGCAAGGGGCTGGTATTGGGCCTGGTCAACGCGAGCGTGGGATTTTCCGGCATGCTGGTCAGCCCCCTTGTGGGCGCGTGGATTGCGCGCGCGGGGTGGAACAGCGCCTTTTTCTACACCGCGCTGTTGATGGCGGGTATCGCCGTGCCCGCGCTGTGCCTGATTCGTGTGCGGCCGCAGGAAATGGGGCAGCTGCCGCTGGGATATGCGCAGGATCAGCCGGACGCGCCCGCAGGCGCCGCGACTTGTCCGGACAGGCAGCGCGTCACCCTGCCGCGCGCCATGCGCACGCTCAGCTTCTGGCTGCTGGTGGCGGCGCACGTGGTGCTGGGGCTGATTGTATCGCCGGTGTTCTCCAATGTGGCGCCCAGCCTGCAATCCATGGGCTATGACGCGCTGTTTGTGGCGGGACCGGTGTCCATTGTGCTCTCCTTTGGCTTTATGGTGGGGAACGTGCTCACCGGCTTGATTTACGACCGCTTTGGGCTCAAGACGCTCATCGTCAGCACCGTGGGCATCAACGCGCTGGGCATACTGGCCATGGCGTTTGTCACGCGCAGCGCGCCGGGCGCGCTTCTCTACCTCTCGGCGGCGTGCATCGGCTATGGCAACGCGCTTACGCTGGGGTTGATCGCGCATTTGATCAACCACATTTACGGCTACGGCCGCACGGATTTTGCCGCGCTGCACGCCTTCTTGTTTGCCACCAACAACGCGGGCGCGATGTTCGGCGCGCCCCTTGCCGGCGCGGTGTTTGACTGGCTGGGCAGCTATACCCTCACCTTTTACGCGGCCGCGGCGGGGCTGGTGCTGGTGGCGGCGCTGCTGCTGACTGCCATCCGCAGGCGTCCCGCGCAGACGGACGCGGCGGCGGCATAG
- a CDS encoding lysylphosphatidylglycerol synthase transmembrane domain-containing protein yields the protein MNQGKTKSGKKKIWGSVIYIALISLLVVYFFTQERNLEDFITAVQNMTPSWLIAALCAMALYYFFDAASMQFVLRCMWKEKASTRLGICARVCLIGQFYNAVTPSSTGGQPMQVYNLHKEGVPVGIASSAMVVRFVSYQIAMLILSLTGLLMFYSFIAKNFGAFIAMACFGLLLNVGSIIFLVMAMFNYNFTIKISDKLTAWLGRIHILRRPEEARDKMHGILADFHKSRKHILVRPVRVLLSILYMLLHISMYFSVVYFIYRAFSLSGASFLQMLVIQAFFHIAVSFFPMPGAAGASEGGFLLFYRVIFTPNIVFTAMLVWRFLTYYVKIIAGALTIAWDTIVGNRRRRRLRRSGQIEP from the coding sequence ATGAACCAAGGCAAGACCAAATCCGGCAAAAAGAAGATCTGGGGCAGTGTCATCTACATTGCCCTGATTTCATTGCTGGTAGTTTACTTTTTCACCCAGGAGCGCAACCTGGAGGATTTTATCACCGCGGTGCAGAACATGACGCCCTCTTGGCTGATCGCGGCGCTGTGCGCCATGGCGCTGTACTACTTTTTTGACGCGGCAAGCATGCAGTTTGTGCTGCGCTGTATGTGGAAGGAGAAGGCAAGCACCCGCCTTGGCATCTGCGCGCGCGTCTGCCTCATCGGGCAGTTCTACAACGCGGTGACGCCCTCCTCCACCGGCGGGCAGCCCATGCAGGTGTACAACCTGCACAAGGAGGGCGTGCCCGTGGGCATTGCCTCCTCAGCGATGGTGGTGCGCTTTGTCAGCTACCAGATCGCCATGCTCATATTGAGCCTGACGGGCCTGCTCATGTTCTACAGCTTTATCGCAAAGAACTTCGGCGCGTTCATCGCCATGGCGTGCTTTGGGCTGCTGCTCAACGTGGGCTCCATCATCTTTCTGGTGATGGCCATGTTCAACTATAATTTCACCATCAAAATATCCGATAAGCTCACCGCCTGGCTGGGGCGCATCCACATCCTGCGCAGGCCCGAGGAGGCCCGCGACAAGATGCACGGCATCCTTGCGGACTTCCACAAATCCCGCAAGCACATCCTGGTGCGCCCCGTGCGCGTGCTGCTGAGCATCCTCTACATGCTGCTGCACATATCGATGTACTTCAGCGTGGTGTACTTTATCTACCGGGCGTTCAGCCTGTCGGGCGCGTCCTTTTTGCAGATGCTGGTCATTCAGGCGTTTTTCCACATCGCGGTGTCCTTTTTCCCCATGCCCGGGGCGGCGGGCGCGAGCGAGGGCGGCTTTCTGCTGTTCTACCGCGTGATTTTCACGCCCAACATCGTCTTTACCGCCATGCTGGTGTGGCGCTTTCTCACCTACTATGTCAAGATCATCGCCGGCGCGCTGACCATCGCGTGGGATACCATCGTGGGCAACCGCAGGCGCAGGCGGCTGCGGCGCTCCGGACAGATCGAGCCCTAG